Proteins encoded together in one Neisseria lactamica window:
- a CDS encoding MATE family efflux transporter — MLLDLNRFSFSVFLKEIRLLASLALPILLAQVAQVGIGFVDTVMAGGAGKEDLAAVALGNSAFTTVYITFIGIMAALNPMISLLYGAGKTGEVGETGRQGVWFGLCLGIFGMILLWAAITPFRNWLTLNDYVEGTMARYMVFAGLAMPAAMVHRALHAYASSLNRPRVIMLVSFAAFVLNVPLNYIFVYGKFGMPALGGAGCGVATAAVFWFGALALWLYIAKEKFFRPFGLTAKFGKPDRAVFKQIWKIGAPVGLSYFLEASAFSFVAFLVAPFGSDYVAGQQVALSLTGILYMVPQSVGLAGSVRVGFSLGRRGFLTARYISGVSLALGWMLAILTALFLVVMHRPLASLYTADAAVLGIASTVLLFSAVFQLADATQCIASYALRGYKVTKVPMLIHAAAFWGCGLLPGYLLAYRFDMGIYGFWTALTVSLAIAAAALVWCLELCSKERVKSHKAV; from the coding sequence ATGCTGCTCGACCTCAACCGCTTTTCCTTTTCCGTCTTCCTGAAAGAAATCCGCCTGCTCGCCTCCCTTGCCCTGCCCATACTGCTGGCGCAGGTCGCGCAGGTGGGCATCGGTTTCGTCGATACCGTGATGGCGGGCGGTGCGGGCAAGGAGGACTTGGCGGCGGTGGCTTTGGGCAACAGTGCGTTTACCACGGTTTACATTACCTTTATCGGCATTATGGCGGCACTGAATCCGATGATTTCCCTGCTTTACGGCGCGGGCAAAACCGGCGAAGTGGGCGAAACGGGGCGGCAGGGGGTTTGGTTCGGGCTGTGTTTGGGCATATTCGGGATGATTCTGTTGTGGGCGGCGATTACGCCGTTCCGCAACTGGCTGACCTTGAACGATTATGTGGAAGGCACGATGGCGCGATATATGGTGTTTGCCGGGCTGGCGATGCCGGCGGCGATGGTGCACCGCGCCTTACACGCCTACGCGTCCAGCCTCAACCGCCCGCGCGTGATTATGCTGGTCAGCTTTGCGGCGTTTGTGTTGAACGTGCCGCTGAACTATATTTTCGTTTACGGCAAATTCGGCATGCCCGCTTTGGGCGGCGCAGGCTGCGGCGTGGCAACGGCGGCGGTGTTTTGGTTTGGCGCGCTGGCGTTGTGGCTTTATATCGCCAAGGAAAAATTCTTCCGCCCGTTCGGACTGACGGCAAAATTCGGCAAGCCGGATCGGGCGGTGTTCAAACAGATTTGGAAAATCGGCGCGCCCGTCGGGCTGTCTTATTTTTTGGAAGCCAGCGCGTTTTCGTTTGTCGCGTTTTTGGTCGCGCCTTTCGGCAGCGATTATGTCGCCGGGCAGCAGGTGGCTTTGAGCCTGACGGGGATTTTGTATATGGTGCCGCAAAGCGTGGGGCTGGCGGGATCGGTGCGCGTGGGCTTTTCGCTGGGGCGGCGCGGCTTCCTGACGGCGCGTTATATTTCGGGCGTGTCGCTGGCGTTGGGCTGGATGCTCGCCATTCTGACCGCGCTGTTTTTGGTTGTGATGCACCGTCCTTTGGCTTCGCTTTATACTGCCGATGCGGCGGTTTTGGGCATTGCTTCAACGGTTTTACTGTTTTCGGCGGTATTCCAATTGGCGGATGCCACACAATGTATCGCGTCCTACGCCTTGCGCGGCTACAAAGTGACCAAAGTGCCTATGCTTATCCACGCCGCCGCCTTTTGGGGCTGCGGGCTGCTGCCGGGCTACCTGCTCGCCTACCGTTTCGATATGGGCATTTATGGTTTCTGGACCGCGCTGACGGTTTCCCTCGCCATTGCCGCCGCCGCATTGGTATGGTGTTTGGAGCTTTGCAGTAAAGAGAGGGTCAAATCGCATAAGGCCGTCTGA
- a CDS encoding pseudouridine synthase: MNSKISSDHTEDTMRLSKRMAQLGLCSRREADGYIEQGRVTVNGKTAVLGQKVLPADRIELDKKAHEQQAARITILLNKPVGYVSAQAEKGYKSAAELITPENRWEGDTGRIRFDPKHKIGLASAGRLDIDSVGLLVLTQDGRIARQLIGENSGSEKEYLVRVRGKLDEKGLALLNHGLSLDGEKLRPAKVEWQNEDQLRFVLKQGKKRQIRRMCELVGLRVVGLKRIRMGKVKLGRLPPGKWRYLAPGESF; encoded by the coding sequence ATGAATTCCAAAATTTCCTCCGACCATACAGAAGATACGATGCGCCTCTCCAAACGCATGGCGCAACTGGGACTTTGTTCGCGCCGCGAAGCCGACGGCTATATCGAACAGGGCCGGGTAACGGTCAACGGCAAAACCGCCGTACTCGGCCAGAAAGTTTTACCGGCAGACCGTATCGAACTGGACAAGAAAGCCCACGAACAGCAGGCGGCACGCATTACCATCCTGTTGAACAAACCCGTCGGCTATGTCAGCGCACAAGCGGAAAAAGGCTATAAATCCGCCGCCGAACTGATTACCCCTGAAAATCGCTGGGAAGGCGACACCGGCCGCATCCGTTTCGATCCGAAACACAAAATCGGCCTGGCTTCCGCCGGCAGGCTCGACATCGACTCGGTCGGATTGCTGGTGTTGACGCAAGACGGCCGTATCGCCAGGCAGCTTATCGGCGAAAACAGCGGCAGTGAAAAAGAATACCTGGTGCGCGTGCGCGGCAAATTGGACGAAAAAGGACTTGCCTTACTGAATCACGGATTGAGTTTGGACGGCGAGAAACTGCGTCCCGCCAAAGTAGAATGGCAAAACGAAGACCAACTGCGTTTCGTATTGAAACAAGGTAAAAAGCGGCAAATCCGCCGTATGTGCGAACTGGTCGGGCTGCGCGTCGTCGGACTGAAACGCATCCGTATGGGCAAGGTCAAACTCGGCAGGCTGCCGCCCGGCAAATGGCGTTATCTCGCTCCCGGCGAATCGTTTTAA
- a CDS encoding NAD(+) kinase — MNSPFHNIGIVTRPNTPDIQDTAHTLITFLKQHGFTVYLDEVGIRECCIYTQDTDGCHIVNKTELGQYCDLVAVLGGDGTFLSAAREIAPRAVPIIGINQGHLGFLTQIPREYMTDKLLPVLEGKYLAEERILIEAALIREGKTAERALALNDAVLSRGGAGQMIEFEVFVNREFVYTQRSDGLIVSTPTGSTAYSLAAGGPIMQAGLHAFTLVPICPQSMTNRPIAIPDTSEIEILVTQGGDARVHFDGQTHIDVQNLDRITIRRYRNPLRILHPTDYQYFKTLRQKLHWGEQLV, encoded by the coding sequence ATGAACAGCCCTTTTCACAACATCGGCATCGTAACCCGCCCCAACACGCCCGACATCCAAGACACCGCGCACACGCTGATTACCTTTTTGAAGCAGCACGGCTTTACCGTCTATCTCGACGAAGTCGGCATAAGGGAATGCTGCATCTATACCCAAGACACCGACGGCTGCCACATCGTCAACAAGACCGAACTGGGGCAATACTGCGACCTGGTCGCCGTCTTGGGCGGAGACGGCACCTTTCTCTCCGCCGCCCGCGAAATCGCCCCGCGCGCCGTTCCGATTATCGGCATCAACCAAGGTCATTTGGGCTTTCTTACCCAAATTCCCCGCGAATATATGACAGACAAGCTATTGCCTGTTTTAGAAGGAAAATACCTTGCCGAAGAGCGCATCCTGATTGAAGCCGCACTGATCCGCGAAGGCAAAACCGCCGAACGCGCTCTCGCCCTCAACGATGCCGTCCTCTCCCGTGGCGGTGCCGGACAGATGATAGAATTTGAAGTCTTCGTCAATCGTGAATTCGTCTATACACAACGTTCGGACGGGCTGATTGTCTCCACCCCCACCGGATCGACCGCCTATTCGCTTGCCGCCGGCGGCCCCATTATGCAGGCAGGATTACACGCCTTCACACTCGTACCCATCTGCCCGCAATCCATGACCAACCGCCCCATCGCCATTCCCGACACGTCCGAAATCGAAATCCTCGTTACCCAAGGCGGCGACGCGCGCGTCCATTTTGACGGTCAAACCCATATCGACGTGCAAAACCTCGACCGCATTACCATCCGCCGCTACCGCAACCCCTTACGCATCCTACACCCGACCGACTACCAATATTTCAAAACCCTGCGCCAAAAACTGCACTGGGGCGAGCAATTGGTCTAA
- a CDS encoding adenylosuccinate synthase, whose protein sequence is MAKNVVVIGAQWGDEGKGKIVDWLAEEAGGVVRFQGGHNAGHTLVVGGKKTILRLIPSGILHENLDCFIGSGVVVSPEALLGEIDELNAAGVKNVEGRLKIAPTCPLILPYHIALDQAREASRGKGKIGTTGRGIGPAYEDKVARRAIRAADLLHPEKLREKLDAVLAYYNVQLQHLHNAEPVKAEDVMAVIEKVAPRIAPMIADVSCVLNEKNKNGEKLLFEGAQGTLLDIDYGTYPFVTSSNCLAGAASAGAGVGPQMLDYVLGIVKAYTTRVGSGPFPTELFDEVGAGLAERGHEFGSVTGRARRCGWFDAAALKRSIQINGISGMCITKLDVMDGVETINICVGYELPDGGKTDILPCGSDAVEACKPIYETMEGWKESTFGIKNYDELPDNAKAYLKRIEEVCGAPVAIVSTGPDREETIVLHHPFA, encoded by the coding sequence ATGGCTAAAAATGTTGTAGTAATCGGCGCACAGTGGGGCGACGAGGGTAAAGGTAAAATCGTTGACTGGCTGGCGGAAGAAGCCGGCGGCGTGGTGCGTTTCCAAGGCGGCCACAATGCCGGACACACTTTGGTCGTCGGCGGCAAAAAAACCATTTTGCGCCTGATTCCGAGCGGCATTCTGCATGAAAACCTGGACTGCTTTATCGGTTCGGGCGTTGTCGTTTCCCCCGAAGCCCTGTTGGGCGAAATCGACGAGTTGAACGCGGCAGGCGTGAAAAACGTCGAAGGCCGTCTGAAAATCGCGCCGACCTGCCCGCTGATCCTGCCTTACCACATCGCGCTCGACCAAGCCCGCGAAGCATCGCGCGGCAAAGGCAAAATCGGCACGACCGGCCGCGGCATCGGCCCTGCCTACGAAGACAAAGTGGCACGCCGCGCCATCCGCGCCGCCGATTTGCTGCATCCCGAAAAACTGCGTGAAAAACTGGATGCCGTCCTTGCCTATTACAATGTCCAACTGCAACATCTGCACAATGCCGAGCCGGTGAAAGCGGAAGACGTGATGGCGGTTATCGAAAAAGTCGCGCCGCGCATTGCGCCGATGATTGCCGACGTATCCTGCGTGTTGAACGAGAAAAACAAAAACGGCGAAAAACTGCTGTTTGAAGGCGCACAAGGTACGCTGTTGGACATCGACTACGGCACTTATCCCTTCGTTACCTCGTCCAACTGCCTCGCAGGCGCGGCTTCGGCAGGCGCGGGCGTAGGCCCCCAAATGCTGGATTATGTTTTGGGCATCGTTAAAGCCTATACCACGCGCGTCGGTTCGGGCCCGTTCCCGACCGAATTGTTCGACGAAGTAGGCGCAGGTTTGGCGGAGCGCGGACACGAATTCGGTTCGGTAACCGGCCGCGCGCGCCGCTGCGGCTGGTTCGATGCCGCCGCCCTGAAACGCTCCATCCAAATCAACGGCATTTCCGGTATGTGCATTACCAAGCTGGACGTGATGGACGGCGTTGAAACCATCAATATCTGCGTCGGCTACGAATTGCCCGACGGCGGCAAAACCGACATCCTGCCTTGCGGTTCGGATGCGGTAGAAGCCTGCAAACCGATTTACGAAACAATGGAGGGTTGGAAAGAATCGACTTTCGGCATCAAAAATTATGACGAACTGCCCGACAATGCCAAAGCATATTTGAAACGGATTGAAGAAGTCTGCGGCGCGCCGGTCGCCATCGTCTCCACCGGTCCCGACCGCGAAGAAACGATTGTGCTGCATCATCCGTTCGCATAA
- the murB gene encoding UDP-N-acetylmuramate dehydrogenase, with product MQPIRYRTDLTPYNTFGLHAQAQAFIALEHADGLRDIVRLPEFDRNTVLWLGGGSNILLMQDYAGLVVHMENKGIREIARSDGMVLIEAQAGEIWHDFVLHTVALGLNGLENLSLIPGTVGASPVQNIGAYGVEAKDVIHSVRCFDLDTETFVELSNADCRFAYRESLFKQEGKGRYVIVSVVFALKERFEPNLGYGDLAAAVAERCAGREITAKDVSDAVCAVRRRKLPDPGILGNVGSFFKNPVVSAEKAATLLQQHPDMPRYPQPDGSVKLAAGWLIDQCRLKGFQIGGAAVHDKQALVLVNKNNASANDVWQLAQHIKFTVFARFQVELHAEPNWLPASYSL from the coding sequence ATGCAACCCATCCGATACCGAACCGACCTCACCCCCTACAACACTTTCGGCCTGCACGCCCAAGCCCAAGCCTTTATCGCGCTCGAACACGCCGACGGGTTGCGCGACATCGTCCGACTGCCCGAGTTCGACCGCAATACCGTTTTATGGCTCGGCGGCGGCAGCAACATCCTTTTGATGCAGGATTACGCCGGACTGGTCGTGCATATGGAAAACAAGGGAATACGCGAGATTGCGCGTTCAGACGGCATGGTTCTGATTGAAGCGCAGGCGGGAGAAATTTGGCACGATTTTGTCCTGCACACCGTCGCGCTGGGCTTGAACGGTCTGGAAAACCTGAGCCTGATTCCGGGCACGGTCGGCGCGTCGCCCGTGCAAAACATCGGCGCATACGGCGTGGAAGCGAAAGACGTGATTCACAGCGTGCGCTGCTTCGATTTGGATACGGAAACCTTTGTCGAGCTTTCCAATGCCGACTGCCGCTTCGCCTACCGCGAAAGCCTGTTCAAGCAGGAAGGCAAAGGGCGTTATGTGATTGTTTCTGTCGTATTCGCCCTGAAAGAGCGTTTCGAGCCGAACTTGGGCTACGGCGATTTGGCGGCAGCGGTTGCCGAACGGTGCGCCGGCAGGGAAATAACGGCGAAAGACGTTTCCGATGCGGTGTGCGCCGTCCGCCGCCGCAAACTGCCCGATCCGGGCATTTTGGGCAATGTCGGCAGTTTCTTTAAAAACCCCGTCGTCAGCGCGGAAAAAGCCGCCACCCTGTTGCAGCAGCATCCCGATATGCCGCGCTATCCGCAGCCCGACGGTTCGGTCAAACTCGCCGCCGGCTGGCTGATCGACCAATGCCGTCTGAAAGGCTTTCAAATCGGCGGCGCGGCGGTACACGACAAACAGGCTTTGGTTTTGGTGAACAAAAACAATGCCTCGGCAAACGATGTTTGGCAGTTGGCGCAACACATCAAATTTACAGTATTTGCTCGGTTTCAGGTAGAATTGCACGCCGAACCTAATTGGCTGCCTGCCTCGTACAGCCTGTAA
- the adk gene encoding adenylate kinase: MKALLLGAPGAGKGTQAQFITAAFGIPQISTGDMLRAAIKAGTPLGLEAKKIIDEGGLVRDDIIIGMVKERIAQDDCKNGFLFDGFPRTLAQAEAMVEAGVDLDAVVEIDVPDSVIVDRMSGRRVHLASGRTYHVTYNPPKVEGKDDVTGEDLIQRDDDKEETVKKRLAVYHEQTEVLVDFYSKLEGEHAPKYIKVDGTQPVEAVKAEVLKGLGK; this comes from the coding sequence ATGAAAGCATTACTCTTAGGCGCGCCGGGCGCGGGCAAAGGCACTCAGGCGCAATTCATCACTGCCGCGTTCGGCATTCCGCAAATTTCCACCGGCGATATGCTCCGCGCTGCGATTAAAGCAGGTACGCCGCTGGGTTTGGAAGCGAAAAAAATCATCGATGAAGGCGGTTTGGTGCGCGACGACATCATTATCGGTATGGTCAAAGAACGCATCGCGCAAGACGACTGCAAAAACGGTTTCCTGTTCGACGGCTTCCCGCGCACGCTGGCACAAGCCGAAGCGATGGTTGAAGCCGGTGTGGATTTGGACGCGGTTGTTGAAATCGACGTACCCGACAGCGTGATTGTCGACCGCATGAGCGGCCGCCGCGTGCATTTGGCTTCCGGCCGTACCTACCACGTTACCTACAATCCGCCCAAAGTCGAAGGCAAAGACGACGTAACCGGCGAAGATTTGATTCAACGCGACGACGATAAAGAAGAAACCGTGAAAAAACGCCTTGCCGTTTACCACGAGCAAACCGAAGTGCTGGTCGATTTTTACAGCAAACTGGAAGGCGAACACGCGCCTAAATACATCAAAGTCGACGGCACTCAACCGGTAGAAGCTGTGAAAGCCGAAGTATTGAAAGGTTTGGGCAAATAA
- a CDS encoding ATP phosphoribosyltransferase regulatory subunit, with product MQTWQLPEHIADVLPTNARQLESARERLLALFRVHGYELVQPPLMEYSHSLLTHIDAGLSLKTILVVDQLSGRQLGIRADITPQVARIDAHLLSANQGINRLCYAGPVLHARPDGLSNMREPLQAGAEMYGFADIRGDIELIDLMLKSMKIADMGKVLLSLGHIGIFRALSDAAHLDAGQSATLLALMQDKDTRAVEAQVKAWKLDGMWAKAFSLLPRLYGGREVLSAARGRLPDLSAVGNALDELQAVCDAFPDCEIHIDLSELRVDNYHTGLVYAAYAADFHDAVARGGRYDGLGGYFGRARPATGFSFDLRSFIGRLPAIERQPAVSVDAEDAEAAREAIETLRAQGQCVVIDYGIGHNVSEELAGRLKKTDGVWQVVKR from the coding sequence ATGCAGACTTGGCAGCTTCCGGAACATATCGCCGACGTATTGCCCACGAACGCGCGGCAGCTTGAAAGCGCGCGGGAGCGGTTGTTGGCGTTGTTCCGCGTACACGGTTACGAGTTGGTCCAACCCCCGTTGATGGAATACAGCCACTCCCTGCTGACGCATATTGACGCGGGCTTGTCTTTGAAAACCATTTTGGTGGTCGATCAGCTGAGCGGCAGGCAGCTGGGCATCCGTGCGGATATTACGCCGCAAGTGGCGCGTATCGATGCCCATCTTTTGTCCGCCAATCAAGGGATTAACCGATTGTGCTACGCGGGTCCCGTGTTGCACGCGCGCCCGGACGGGCTGTCCAATATGCGCGAACCTTTGCAGGCGGGGGCGGAAATGTACGGTTTCGCCGACATCCGCGGCGACATCGAGCTGATAGACCTTATGCTGAAAAGCATGAAAATTGCCGATATGGGCAAAGTGCTGCTTTCGCTGGGGCATATCGGCATATTCCGCGCCTTGTCCGATGCGGCGCATTTGGATGCGGGGCAGTCCGCAACGCTGCTTGCCTTGATGCAGGATAAGGATACTAGGGCGGTCGAAGCGCAGGTCAAGGCTTGGAAGCTGGACGGTATGTGGGCAAAAGCATTCTCGCTGCTGCCGCGCCTGTACGGCGGACGGGAAGTGTTGTCCGCCGCGCGCGGACGGTTGCCGGATTTGTCGGCGGTCGGTAACGCGTTGGACGAATTGCAGGCGGTGTGCGACGCATTTCCCGATTGTGAAATCCATATCGACTTGTCCGAGCTGCGCGTCGACAATTACCACACAGGTTTGGTGTATGCCGCCTATGCCGCCGATTTCCACGACGCGGTCGCGCGCGGCGGGCGTTATGACGGATTGGGCGGATATTTCGGCAGGGCGCGCCCGGCAACGGGATTCAGTTTCGACTTGCGCAGCTTTATCGGGCGTTTGCCCGCCATCGAACGGCAGCCCGCCGTGTCGGTCGATGCGGAAGATGCCGAAGCGGCGCGCGAAGCAATTGAAACGCTGCGCGCGCAGGGGCAGTGTGTCGTGATCGATTACGGTATCGGACACAATGTTTCGGAAGAGCTTGCAGGCCGTCTGAAAAAGACAGACGGCGTTTGGCAGGTCGTGAAACGCTAA
- a CDS encoding TetR/AcrR family transcriptional regulator, with protein sequence MPVTRTAKINTYTRIIDAGLALFNEEGERNISTNHIAAHLGISPGNLYYHFRNKDEIIVQLFKRYSEALLAYLNEAVLPSDVEDSINYMAGIYDVMWEYRFLFSDVNTLLARSAELLGEHNTFTQAKVSPLLVKLLTQLNGLNIIQADQTAMNDLAVNMWMITKYWFDFDSSLRGRTKLTEDSKARGVRRTLSLLRPYLLPEHRAEYDWKIGNGNL encoded by the coding sequence ATGCCCGTGACCCGCACCGCCAAAATCAACACCTACACACGCATCATCGATGCCGGTCTTGCGCTTTTCAACGAGGAAGGCGAGCGCAACATCAGCACCAACCATATCGCGGCGCATTTGGGCATCAGTCCGGGCAATCTTTATTACCACTTCCGCAACAAAGACGAAATCATCGTCCAACTGTTCAAACGTTACAGCGAAGCCCTGCTTGCCTACCTGAATGAAGCCGTATTGCCGTCTGATGTGGAAGACTCCATCAACTATATGGCGGGCATTTACGACGTGATGTGGGAATACCGTTTCCTCTTTAGCGACGTGAACACCCTGCTTGCGCGCAGTGCCGAATTGTTGGGCGAACACAATACCTTCACGCAAGCCAAAGTCTCCCCGCTCTTGGTCAAGCTGCTCACCCAGCTCAACGGATTAAACATCATCCAAGCCGACCAAACCGCTATGAACGACCTCGCCGTCAATATGTGGATGATCACGAAATACTGGTTCGACTTCGACAGCTCGCTGCGCGGACGCACCAAGCTGACCGAAGACTCCAAAGCACGCGGCGTCCGTCGTACCTTAAGCCTCCTGCGCCCTTATCTTTTGCCCGAACACCGCGCGGAATACGACTGGAAAATCGGCAACGGCAACCTGTAA
- the htpX gene encoding protease HtpX yields MKRIFLFLATNIAILVVISIVLAVLGINSRGGAGSLLAYSAVVGFTGSIISLLMSKFIAKQSVGAEVIDTPRTEEEAWLLNTVEAQARQWNLKTPEVAIYRSPEPNAFATGASRNSSLIAVSTGLLDHMTRDEVEAVLAHEMAHVGNGDMVTLTLIQGVVNTFVVFLSRIIANLIARNNDGSQSQGTYFLVSVVFQILFGFLASLIVMWFSRQREYRADAGAAKLVGAPKMISALQRLKGNPVDLPEEMNAMGIAGDTRDSLLSTHPSLDNRIARLKSL; encoded by the coding sequence GTGAAACGCATTTTTCTGTTTTTGGCGACCAATATCGCTATTTTGGTCGTAATCAGTATTGTTTTGGCGGTTCTGGGCATCAACAGCCGGGGCGGCGCGGGCAGCCTGTTGGCGTATTCCGCCGTCGTCGGCTTCACTGGTTCGATTATTTCGCTGTTGATGTCCAAATTCATCGCCAAACAATCGGTCGGCGCGGAAGTCATCGACACGCCGCGCACCGAAGAAGAAGCCTGGCTTTTGAACACTGTCGAAGCCCAAGCGCGGCAATGGAATCTGAAAACGCCCGAAGTCGCCATCTACCGCTCTCCCGAACCCAATGCCTTTGCCACGGGCGCATCGAGAAACAGCTCCCTGATTGCCGTCAGCACCGGTTTGCTCGACCATATGACGCGCGACGAAGTAGAAGCCGTATTGGCGCACGAAATGGCACACGTCGGCAACGGCGATATGGTTACGCTGACGCTGATTCAAGGGGTGGTTAATACCTTTGTCGTATTCCTGTCGCGCATTATTGCCAACCTGATTGCCCGAAACAACGACGGCAGCCAGTCGCAGGGAACTTACTTCCTGGTCAGCGTGGTGTTCCAAATCCTGTTCGGCTTCCTTGCCAGCTTAATTGTCATGTGGTTCAGCCGCCAGCGCGAATACCGCGCCGATGCGGGGGCGGCAAAACTGGTCGGCGCGCCGAAAATGATTTCTGCCCTGCAAAGGCTTAAAGGCAATCCTGTCGACCTGCCCGAAGAAATGAACGCAATGGGCATCGCCGGAGATACGCGCGACTCCCTGCTCAGCACCCACCCTTCACTGGACAACCGCATCGCCCGCCTCAAATCGCTCTAA
- a CDS encoding SDR family oxidoreductase, with protein MSTVPPPHISITGLGYLGLPLAQKFYGHGSRVSAVKRSLTSDDINLPIHLDTIDLGSTGAFQTALWRHHADKPVWFFLLPPSSLTHYADTVKQWAELARACNVQHLIFTSSISVYGDTARECDETALPDPQTESARQILAAEQHLLDSGVPNIDILRLGGLYCAERHPVSRLVQKQNIPGGNRPINIVHRNIAVESLFQTAFNPGGRRLKNIIEPRHPTRREFYTEEAAKLGLPAPDFAPDDSSGKIIRTVCDNGLSL; from the coding sequence ATGAGCACAGTTCCCCCGCCCCATATCTCCATCACGGGCCTAGGCTATCTCGGCCTGCCGCTGGCACAAAAGTTTTACGGACACGGCAGCCGCGTTTCCGCCGTCAAGCGCAGCCTGACTTCGGACGATATCAACCTGCCCATACACCTCGACACCATCGACCTCGGCAGCACCGGCGCCTTTCAGACGGCATTGTGGCGGCACCACGCCGACAAACCCGTCTGGTTCTTCCTGCTGCCGCCCTCCTCTCTGACGCATTACGCCGACACCGTCAAACAATGGGCAGAACTTGCCCGGGCGTGCAACGTGCAACACCTGATTTTCACAAGCAGTATCAGCGTTTACGGCGATACAGCGCGCGAATGCGACGAAACCGCCCTACCCGATCCGCAAACCGAGTCCGCCCGCCAAATCCTCGCCGCCGAACAACACCTGCTCGACAGCGGCGTTCCGAACATCGACATCCTGCGGCTGGGCGGGCTTTATTGCGCCGAACGCCATCCCGTCAGCCGCCTTGTTCAAAAGCAAAACATCCCGGGCGGCAACCGCCCCATCAACATCGTCCACCGTAATATCGCCGTCGAAAGCCTGTTTCAGACGGCATTTAACCCCGGCGGCAGGCGGCTGAAAAACATTATTGAACCGCGCCACCCGACACGACGCGAATTCTATACGGAAGAAGCCGCCAAACTCGGCTTGCCGGCTCCCGATTTCGCACCCGACGACAGCAGTGGCAAAATCATCCGTACCGTTTGCGATAACGGCTTAAGCCTGTAA
- a CDS encoding NAD(P)H-dependent oxidoreductase gives MTVLSKEQVLSAFKNRKSCRHYDAARKISAGDFQFILELGRLSPSSVGSEPWQFVVVQNPEIRQAIKPFSWGMADALDTASHLVVFLAKKNARSDSPFMLESLKRRGVTEPDAVEKSLARYQEFQADDIKILDNPRALFDWCCRQTYIALANMMTGAAMAGIDSCPVEGFNYADMERVLSGQFGLFDAAEWGVSVAATFGYRVQEIATKARRPLEETVIWA, from the coding sequence ATGACAGTATTAAGTAAAGAGCAGGTTCTATCCGCATTTAAAAACCGCAAATCGTGCCGGCATTACGATGCGGCACGCAAAATCAGTGCCGGGGATTTTCAGTTTATTTTAGAACTCGGGCGTTTGTCGCCCAGTTCGGTCGGTTCGGAGCCTTGGCAGTTTGTTGTGGTTCAAAATCCCGAAATCCGACAGGCCATCAAGCCGTTTTCTTGGGGTATGGCGGATGCTTTGGATACCGCCAGTCATTTGGTGGTGTTTTTGGCAAAGAAAAATGCCCGCTCCGACAGCCCGTTTATGTTGGAAAGCCTCAAACGGCGCGGTGTTACCGAACCGGATGCCGTGGAAAAATCTTTGGCGAGGTATCAGGAGTTTCAAGCTGACGATATCAAGATTTTAGACAATCCGCGCGCCTTGTTTGACTGGTGTTGCCGCCAGACCTATATCGCGTTGGCCAACATGATGACGGGTGCGGCTATGGCGGGTATCGATTCCTGTCCGGTGGAAGGTTTCAACTATGCCGATATGGAACGCGTATTGTCCGGGCAGTTCGGTTTGTTCGATGCGGCAGAATGGGGCGTGTCCGTCGCCGCGACATTCGGCTACCGCGTTCAGGAAATCGCCACGAAAGCGCGCAGGCCCTTGGAAGAAACCGTTATTTGGGCATAA